From Dissulfurirhabdus thermomarina, a single genomic window includes:
- a CDS encoding cytochrome C: MRRKRGRQCLVPAGMALALGLAFSMPPPGAAMAAVPEHAHIVLRDHLGNPISPSAATDNAFSVKGTCGCCHDGTNGLLSYDELERHSYHAQLAANEIRGWNAWNPDSPDKFRSGPAAKGKNWVQSPGHVGKW, encoded by the coding sequence ATGAGGAGGAAGAGAGGAAGGCAGTGCCTCGTCCCGGCCGGGATGGCGCTCGCCCTGGGCCTGGCGTTCTCCATGCCGCCGCCCGGCGCCGCCATGGCCGCCGTCCCCGAGCACGCGCACATCGTACTCCGGGACCACCTCGGAAACCCCATCAGCCCGTCCGCCGCCACCGACAACGCCTTCAGCGTGAAGGGGACCTGCGGCTGCTGCCACGACGGCACCAACGGGCTCCTCTCGTACGACGAGTTGGAGCGCCACTCCTACCACGCCCAGCTCGCCGCCAACGAGATCCGCGGCTGGAACGCCTGGAACCCGGACTCCCCGGACAAGTTCCGGAGCGGTCCCGCCGCCAAGGGGAAGAACTGGGTCCAGAGCCCCGGCCACGTGGGGAAGTGGTGA
- a CDS encoding multiheme c-type cytochrome: MNRFLSLTVFLALSMAAPATGAAPAAAPPGKPAAGTARPRPWEPRERVKIRDKSGYCIECHREKTPGLFRSWVEGPHARIGVGCNDCHGASPSDKDAFLHQQRFYITTAVTPFDCARCHPDAIRDFYNSGHAEARIRLEKMGPDDPRYPLVAPYRDGGFAECAGCHGARVRLDEDRRPGLGTWPNAGIGRLNPDGSRGNCAACHPAHRFAAEDARRPEACLGCHDGPDYPEGAIYLHSPHGRVAGMGRARDDLSRPGFFCDTTRYEGPTCGLCHFNGAGRDLVTRHNPAWRLTRDLLHPEAPEKGRPEDLRGNMDRVCQQCHAASVVKRFFASADEKLARYQSETVRPRLAGFRKRLKHARGKKRRRLLEEYGAFLREAKAFRLNLYMGVHGRSGR; the protein is encoded by the coding sequence ATGAACCGGTTCCTCTCCCTTACCGTCTTCCTGGCCTTGTCCATGGCCGCGCCCGCCACGGGCGCCGCCCCGGCGGCCGCCCCCCCCGGGAAACCGGCCGCCGGAACCGCCCGTCCCAGGCCCTGGGAACCCCGGGAACGCGTGAAGATCCGGGACAAGAGCGGCTACTGCATCGAGTGCCACCGGGAGAAGACGCCGGGCCTCTTCCGGTCCTGGGTGGAGGGCCCCCACGCCCGGATCGGCGTCGGCTGCAACGACTGCCACGGGGCCTCCCCCTCGGACAAGGACGCCTTCCTCCACCAGCAGCGCTTCTACATCACCACGGCGGTCACCCCCTTCGACTGCGCCCGCTGCCACCCGGACGCCATCCGCGACTTCTACAACAGCGGCCATGCCGAGGCCCGGATCCGCCTCGAGAAGATGGGGCCGGACGACCCCCGGTACCCGCTCGTGGCCCCTTACCGGGACGGCGGCTTCGCCGAATGCGCCGGATGCCACGGGGCCAGGGTCCGCCTCGACGAGGACCGGCGACCCGGCCTCGGCACCTGGCCCAACGCCGGGATCGGCCGCCTCAACCCGGACGGGAGCCGCGGCAACTGCGCCGCCTGCCACCCGGCGCACCGCTTCGCCGCAGAGGACGCGCGGCGGCCCGAGGCCTGCCTCGGCTGCCACGACGGGCCCGACTACCCCGAGGGGGCCATCTACCTCCACTCCCCCCACGGCCGGGTGGCCGGCATGGGCCGGGCCCGGGACGACCTCTCCCGCCCCGGCTTCTTCTGCGACACCACCCGGTACGAGGGGCCCACCTGCGGCCTCTGCCACTTCAACGGGGCGGGCCGCGACCTCGTCACCCGACACAACCCGGCATGGCGGCTCACCAGGGACCTCCTCCACCCGGAGGCGCCCGAGAAGGGCCGGCCCGAGGACCTCCGGGGAAACATGGATCGCGTCTGCCAGCAGTGCCACGCGGCCTCCGTGGTGAAACGCTTCTTCGCCTCGGCCGACGAGAAGCTCGCCCGCTACCAGTCGGAGACCGTCCGCCCCAGGCTCGCCGGGTTCCGGAAACGGCTGAAGCATGCCCGCGGGAAGAAGCGACGGCGCCTGCTGGAGGAATACGGCGCCTTCCTCCGGGAGGCGAAGGCCTTCCGCCTCAACCTCTACATGGGGGTCCACGGCAGGTCCGGGCGCTAG